In one window of Rhizobium oryzihabitans DNA:
- a CDS encoding HIT domain-containing protein, translated as MEDALETFRLDDRLARDSILVTRLGLCELRLQNDSRWPWLVLVPQRDGASELFDLTPLDQAVLTFETNLVATALKQVTGATKINVGALGNIVRQLHVHIIARNEGDTCWPGPVWGHGTAVPYSAGEKETLVKKISGAL; from the coding sequence ATGGAGGACGCCTTGGAGACATTCCGGCTGGACGACAGGCTGGCGCGCGACAGCATACTTGTGACGCGTTTGGGACTATGTGAACTGCGTTTGCAGAATGACAGCCGCTGGCCCTGGCTGGTGCTGGTGCCACAGAGAGACGGTGCCAGCGAATTGTTCGATCTTACCCCTCTCGATCAGGCCGTGCTGACCTTCGAGACCAATCTCGTCGCCACGGCGCTGAAGCAGGTGACCGGGGCGACCAAGATCAATGTCGGCGCGCTCGGCAACATCGTCCGGCAACTGCACGTCCATATTATTGCTCGCAATGAAGGTGACACCTGCTGGCCCGGCCCTGTCTGGGGTCACGGAACGGCGGTGCCCTATTCTGCGGGTGAAAAGGAAACTCTCGTGAAAAAAATATCCGGCGCGCTCTGA
- a CDS encoding prephenate dehydratase encodes MTLSTKRIAFQGEFGANSDMACRDMFPDMEPLPCPTFEDAFNAIENGEADLGMIPIENTLAGRVADIHHLLPESRLHIIGEYFMPIRFQLMVMPGVKKEEIRTVHSHIHALGQCRKIIRSNGWKPVIAGDTAGAAKQVSEKGDRSMAALAPRLAADLYGLDILAENVEDSENNVTRFVVLSRDENWAKRQPRGDSPDEIIVTTFVFNVRNIPAALYKAMGGFATNGINMTKLESYQLGGKFVATQFYADIEGHPDDEPVRHALDELRFFSEKVRILGVYKGHAMRGKLNQS; translated from the coding sequence ATGACCTTGAGCACAAAACGCATTGCCTTTCAGGGCGAATTCGGCGCGAATTCCGACATGGCCTGCCGCGACATGTTCCCGGACATGGAGCCTTTGCCCTGCCCGACATTCGAGGACGCCTTCAACGCCATCGAAAACGGCGAAGCCGATCTTGGCATGATCCCGATCGAGAACACGCTGGCCGGCCGTGTTGCCGATATTCACCATCTGCTGCCGGAATCGCGCCTTCACATCATCGGTGAATATTTCATGCCGATCCGCTTCCAGCTGATGGTGATGCCGGGCGTGAAAAAAGAAGAGATTCGCACCGTCCACAGCCACATCCACGCGCTTGGCCAGTGCCGCAAGATCATCCGCTCCAACGGCTGGAAGCCGGTTATTGCCGGCGATACCGCGGGCGCTGCCAAGCAGGTTTCGGAAAAGGGCGACCGCAGCATGGCGGCACTCGCGCCGCGTCTTGCCGCCGATCTCTACGGTCTCGATATTCTGGCTGAAAATGTCGAGGATTCGGAAAACAACGTCACCCGCTTCGTGGTGCTTTCCCGCGATGAAAACTGGGCCAAGCGCCAGCCCCGCGGCGATTCTCCCGACGAAATCATCGTCACGACTTTCGTGTTCAACGTCCGCAATATTCCGGCCGCGCTCTACAAGGCCATGGGCGGCTTTGCGACAAACGGCATCAACATGACGAAGCTGGAAAGCTATCAGCTGGGCGGAAAATTCGTGGCGACGCAGTTTTACGCCGATATTGAAGGCCACCCGGATGACGAACCGGTACGGCATGCGCTGGACGAGTTGCGCTTCTTTTCCGAGAAGGTCCGCATTCTCGGCGTCTACAAGGGCCATGCTATGCGCGGCAAGCTCAACCAGAGCTGA
- a CDS encoding c-type cytochrome codes for MNSYVNMGVGALLGTVFVLMSVSIASEGIFHAPAPEKEGYAIAAAESGGEAGGGEAAAAATPIAQLLANADAAKGETVFKKCTSCHTGESGGANKVGPNLFDIVNRPIASHEGFSYSAGMKDFSKGGSVHWDYDHLSFFLEAPKKHVPGTAMGFAGVKKETERADLIAYLRTLSANPAPLPDPAAAPAPTN; via the coding sequence ATGAATTCTTATGTAAATATGGGCGTTGGGGCTTTGCTTGGCACGGTTTTCGTCCTGATGTCGGTGTCGATTGCGTCTGAGGGCATTTTCCATGCGCCTGCGCCCGAAAAGGAAGGTTACGCCATTGCTGCGGCAGAGAGCGGCGGCGAAGCAGGTGGCGGAGAAGCCGCTGCTGCGGCGACGCCGATCGCACAATTGCTTGCGAACGCCGATGCCGCCAAGGGCGAGACGGTCTTCAAGAAGTGTACGAGCTGTCATACCGGAGAGAGTGGTGGTGCAAACAAGGTCGGCCCCAATCTCTTCGATATCGTCAACCGGCCGATCGCCAGCCATGAAGGTTTCAGCTACTCCGCGGGGATGAAGGATTTCTCCAAGGGCGGTTCCGTGCATTGGGACTACGATCATCTCAGCTTCTTCCTCGAAGCTCCCAAGAAACACGTTCCCGGCACGGCCATGGGCTTTGCGGGTGTGAAGAAGGAAACGGAACGCGCCGATCTCATCGCCTATCTGCGCACGCTGTCGGCAAACCCGGCGCCGCTGCCGGATCCGGCTGCCGCTCCCGCGCCGACGAACTGA
- a CDS encoding sugar transferase produces MLGTKGSSHAVFYGAPYSTAATFEASETQPSVLESNISAFQRGQFALKRTIDIAGASIALVALAPVLLTVAVLVKFDSKGPVLFSQVRWGMNGRKIRVYKFRSMRTELGDATGVAQTVKNDPRITRIGAVLRRTNIDELPQLINVLKGDMSLVGPRCHAIGMLAAGRLYEDLVPHYHMRHRVRPGITGLAQMRGLRGPTDRSDKARARIVSDLYYVENFSVWLDIKIMVGTVISELRGGKGF; encoded by the coding sequence ATGCTGGGTACTAAAGGCTCATCGCATGCCGTTTTTTACGGCGCTCCCTATTCCACGGCAGCCACTTTTGAAGCTTCGGAAACGCAACCTTCCGTTTTGGAAAGTAATATCTCGGCGTTCCAGCGCGGCCAGTTCGCACTCAAAAGAACAATCGACATTGCAGGGGCGTCCATCGCCCTTGTTGCACTCGCCCCGGTCCTGCTGACCGTTGCGGTTCTGGTGAAATTCGACAGCAAGGGGCCGGTCCTGTTCTCGCAGGTCCGCTGGGGCATGAACGGCCGGAAAATCCGCGTCTATAAATTTCGCTCGATGAGAACCGAGCTGGGCGACGCCACCGGCGTGGCACAAACGGTGAAGAACGATCCGCGGATAACACGTATCGGCGCCGTTCTCCGCCGTACGAATATCGATGAGCTGCCGCAGCTCATTAACGTGCTGAAAGGCGACATGTCTTTGGTCGGCCCACGCTGCCATGCCATCGGCATGCTGGCGGCTGGCCGTCTTTATGAGGACCTTGTTCCCCACTACCACATGCGGCACCGGGTGCGGCCGGGCATTACCGGTCTTGCCCAGATGCGGGGATTGCGCGGCCCGACCGACCGCAGTGACAAGGCGCGCGCACGGATCGTTTCCGATCTTTATTACGTCGAGAATTTTTCGGTCTGGCTGGATATCAAGATCATGGTCGGGACGGTCATTTCCGAATTGCGCGGCGGCAAGGGTTTCTGA
- a CDS encoding 3-deoxy-manno-octulosonate cytidylyltransferase produces MKNRDFEKAVVLIPARMASTRLPGKPLADIGGKPMIVQVALRAREAGAERIVVAVDDEQVFSAVKNAGFDVMMTRDDHQSGSDRIFEALQKADPYGKAEYVINVQGDLPTIEAETIRASLRPLENAAVDIATLTVEITDEDEKTNPNVVKVVGSPLSETRLRALYFTRTTAPYGDGPLYHHIGLYTYRRAALERFVSLPPSPLEKRERLEQLRALEAGMRIDAEIVRSVPLGVDTPHDLEKARTILAGRTL; encoded by the coding sequence ATGAAGAATCGGGATTTCGAGAAAGCTGTCGTCCTCATACCGGCGCGGATGGCATCCACGCGGCTGCCGGGCAAGCCGCTCGCGGACATTGGTGGCAAGCCGATGATCGTGCAGGTTGCGCTGAGGGCGCGTGAAGCTGGGGCCGAGCGAATCGTCGTTGCAGTCGATGACGAACAGGTTTTTTCGGCCGTGAAAAATGCCGGTTTCGACGTAATGATGACACGGGACGACCACCAATCCGGTTCGGACCGCATTTTCGAAGCGCTGCAAAAGGCCGACCCCTATGGCAAGGCCGAATATGTTATCAACGTTCAGGGCGATCTTCCCACCATCGAGGCGGAAACGATCCGCGCCTCTCTGCGCCCGCTGGAAAATGCCGCCGTCGACATTGCAACGCTGACGGTCGAGATCACCGACGAAGACGAAAAAACCAATCCGAACGTCGTAAAAGTGGTTGGCAGCCCGCTTTCCGAGACGCGATTGCGTGCACTTTATTTTACCCGCACAACCGCACCTTACGGCGACGGACCGCTCTATCATCATATCGGGCTTTACACATACCGCCGGGCAGCGCTTGAAAGATTCGTCAGCCTTCCGCCATCGCCGCTGGAGAAACGCGAGCGGCTGGAACAGCTGCGCGCACTGGAAGCCGGCATGCGCATCGATGCTGAAATCGTCCGCTCCGTGCCACTTGGTGTCGATACGCCGCACGATCTTGAAAAAGCCCGCACCATTCTCGCAGGCAGAACCCTTTGA
- the nudC gene encoding NAD(+) diphosphatase, with amino-acid sequence MISMTIFETTAPHPEASLLTAFSKNALDRFAEKRTEDCVADALKVDGTHIFAFSGNRLVLKHDEQVIDPLFSAYELAELQPDFDNAVLLGYRETGEPRIAVPVAVAEDQLASHYKLADARTLYRDHLLDEELLSEVAQAVSLTHWNGDNRFCGRCGGTMELRIGGYKRICAACNHTIFPRTDPVVIMMTIDIERDLCLLGRGAHFAPGMYSCLAGFVEPGETIEQAVRRETHEESGVDVGRVRYHASQPWPMPHTLMIGCYAEALSFDIARDEIELEDCRWFTRAEVAKMLETATGEGFSAPPGGAIAHRLMRDWVEWTK; translated from the coding sequence ATGATCTCCATGACTATTTTTGAAACCACTGCCCCCCATCCCGAAGCAAGCCTGCTGACAGCCTTTTCCAAGAACGCCCTGGACCGTTTTGCCGAAAAACGGACGGAAGATTGCGTTGCCGATGCGCTGAAAGTCGACGGCACCCACATCTTCGCTTTTTCCGGAAACCGGCTTGTCCTGAAGCACGACGAACAGGTCATCGATCCCCTGTTTTCCGCCTATGAGCTGGCGGAGTTACAGCCGGATTTCGACAATGCCGTTCTGCTGGGATATCGCGAAACCGGCGAGCCCAGAATTGCGGTGCCGGTTGCCGTTGCCGAGGATCAGCTCGCGAGCCACTACAAGCTTGCCGACGCACGCACGCTTTATCGCGACCATCTTCTCGATGAGGAATTGTTGAGCGAGGTTGCCCAGGCCGTCAGCCTAACGCATTGGAACGGCGACAACCGTTTCTGTGGACGGTGTGGCGGGACAATGGAATTGCGCATCGGCGGCTACAAGCGCATCTGCGCCGCCTGCAATCACACCATTTTTCCCCGCACCGACCCCGTTGTCATCATGATGACGATCGATATCGAGCGCGATCTTTGCCTGCTTGGCCGGGGCGCGCATTTTGCACCGGGCATGTATTCCTGCCTTGCCGGTTTCGTGGAACCGGGTGAAACGATAGAGCAGGCCGTTCGCCGCGAGACGCACGAGGAATCCGGTGTTGACGTCGGCCGCGTGCGTTATCACGCCTCGCAGCCCTGGCCGATGCCGCATACGCTGATGATCGGCTGTTATGCCGAGGCACTGTCCTTCGATATTGCCCGCGATGAGATCGAACTGGAGGATTGCCGCTGGTTCACACGGGCGGAAGTCGCCAAGATGCTGGAGACGGCAACAGGTGAGGGCTTTTCCGCGCCTCCCGGTGGCGCAATCGCGCACCGGCTGATGCGCGATTGGGTGGAATGGACGAAATAA